Proteins found in one Pseudorasbora parva isolate DD20220531a chromosome 11, ASM2467924v1, whole genome shotgun sequence genomic segment:
- the slitrk4 gene encoding SLIT and NTRK-like protein 4 isoform X2, with protein sequence MLLLVLLAFSISGSFCDLDSDLRAETCSACSCMSIENVLYVNCEKITVYRPTQLQPPASSLYHLNFQNNLLYILYPNSFVNFTHAVSLQLGNNKLQNIEGGAFVGLSALKQLHLNNNELKELRADTFRGIENLEYLQADYNLIRFIEKGAFNKLHKLKVLILNDNLIQSLPENIFRFASLTHLDIRGNRIQKLPYLGVLEHIGRIVELQLDDNPWNCTCDLLPLKAWLENMPYNIFIGEAICETPIDLYGRLLKETNKQELCPMGTGSDFDVRMPPSQPEGGLTMSNMAPSTIAPLVTKAPKTTNPSKIYGNGIVAGNPASKNGQIVSYQTRIPPASCPQPCTCKVHPSDFGISVSCQERNIQSLADLIPKPPNAKKLHLSGNYIRDISPTDFQGFEGLDLLHLGSNQISTVQKGVFANQTNLRRLYLNGNQLEQLHPEMFLGLSNLQYLYLEYNAIKEVLAGTFDSMPNLQLLYLNNNVLRSLPAYIFAAVSLARLNLKNNHFMTLPVSGVLDQLKSLTQIDLDGNPWECSCDLVALKLWLEKLNEGVAAKGVKCASPVQFSNIELRELKHEIMCPKLIARPPFILTSATPVLTSLSSAGVGKAPPSGPVPLSIMILSILVVLILTVFVAFCLLVVVLRRNKKPAGRQEGLGNQECGTMPLHIRRHNHKSNKKDDLGGETFIPQTIEHMSKAHTCGIRDSDSGFKFIDSERQKMMLHNSADKDKDSLPLDPRKRLSTIDELDEFLPRQTSMFHHTYLESKKDFNSIGYF encoded by the exons ATGCTGCTGCTTGTTCTGTTGGCCTTTTCCATATCGGGTTCATTTTGTGACTTGGATTCGGACCTCAGAGCTGAGACCTGCAGCGCTTGCTCCTGCATGTCCATCGAGAACGTCCTCTATGTGAACTGTGAGAAAATAACTGTGTACAGACCAACACAGCTGCAGCCACCAGCATCCAGCCTCTACCATTTGAATTTCCAGAACAACCTTTTGTACATCCTTTACCCCAACTCTTTTGTGAATTTCACACACGCAGTCTCACTCCAGCTGGGGAACAACAAACTCCAGAACATTGAGGGAGGTGCCTTTGTGGGGCTTAGTGCATTGAAACAGTTGCACTTAAATAACAATGAGTTAAAAGAGCTTCGTGCCGACACTTTCCGAGGGATCGAGAACTTGGAATACCTCCAGGCTGACTACAATTTAATCAGGTTCATTGAAAAAGGAGCCTTCAACAAATTACATAAACTGAAGGTCCTCATTTTAAATGACAATCTGATTCAAAGCCTACCTGAGAACATTTTCCGATTCGCCTCACTTACTCACTTGGACATAAGAGGGAATAGGATACAGAAGCTTCCTTATCTTGGAGTTCTTGAGCACATTGGACGGATAGTGGAATTGCAGCTAGATGACAACCCATGGAATTGCACTTGTGATTTGTTACCTTTGAAAGCCTGGTTGGAGAATATGCCCTATAATATTTTCATTGGGGAGGCTATCTGTGAGACCCCTATTGACCTGTATGGCCGTCTCTTGAAAGAGACTAATAAGCAGGAGCTGTGCCCCATGGGGACAGGCAGTGACTTTGATGTACGGATGCCCCCCTCCCAGCCCGAGGGTGGGCTAACCATGTCTAATATGGCACCTTCAACCATAGCACCTTTAGTGACCAAAGCACCCAAAACCACCAATCCCTCCAAAATATACGGCAATGGGATTGTTGCTGGTAATCCAGCTAGTAAAAATGGCCAAATTGTGTCCTATCAAACTCGAATCCCTCCCGCCTCCTgcccccagccctgcacatgCAAAGTTCATCCTTCTGATTTTGGCATTAGTGTCAGCTGTCAAGaaagaaacatccagagcctaGCAGATCTCATACCTAAACCGCCAAATGCTAAGAAATTGCACCTAAGTGGTAATTACATACGAGATATCAGCCCTACTGACTTCCAAGGGTTTGAGGGTTTAGATTTATTACATTTGGGCAGCAATCAAATATCCACCGTTCAAAAAGGTGTGTTTGCAAATCAGACCAACCTCCGTAGGCTATACCTTAATGGCAATCAGCTGGAGCAGCTGCACCCTGAAATGTTTCTTGGGCTTAGTAACCTCCAATATCTCTATTTGGAGTACAATGCCATAAAGGAGGTGCTAGCAGGGACATTTGACTCCATGCCAAATTTGCAGCTCTTGTACCTGAATAACAATGTGCTCAGAAGCCTGCCTGCATACATCTTTGCAGCCGTTTCTCTTGCCAGACTGAATCTAAAGAACAACCACTTCATGACTCTGCCTGTGAGTGGCGTCCTAGACCAGCTCAAATCTCTCACTCAGATAGACCTGGATGGCAACCCTTGGGAATGCTCCTGCGATTTAGTAGCTTTGAAACTGTGGCTCGAAAAACTGAACGAGGGGGTCGCTGCCAAAGGGGTCAAGTGTGCGTCTCCAGTGCAGTTCTCCAACATTGAGCTGAGAGAGCTGAAACATGAGATCATGTGCCCGAAGCTCATAGCCAGGCCTCCTTTCATCCTGACGAGCGCTACCCCTGTTCTCACATCGCTGTCATCTGCAGGAGTCGGCAAGGCACCCCCCAGTGGCCCTGTACCCTTGTCTATCATGATCTTGAGCATACTGGTAGTTCTGATCCTCACAGTCTTTGTGGCCTTCTGCCTGCTGGTCGTTGTGTTGAGACGGAACAAAAAGCCAGCGGGGAGACAGGAGGGGCTCGGCAACCAGGAGTGCGGCACCATGCCTCTCCATATCAGGAGGCACAATCACAAATCGAACAAGAAGGATGACCTGGGCGGAGAGACATTCATCCCGCAGACCATTGAGCACATGAGTAAAGCTCACACGTGTGGAATTAGAGACTCTGATTCAGGCTTCAAATTTATAGACTCAGAGAGACAGAAAATGATGTTACACAACAGCGCAGACAAAGACAAGGACTCTCTACCCCTGGACCCCAGGAAGAGATTGAGCACCATTGACGAGCTGGACGAGTTCCTACCGAGACAAACCAGCATGTTCCACCACACCTACTTGGAGAGCAAAAAGGATTTCAACAGTATAGGG TATTTCTAG
- the slitrk4 gene encoding SLIT and NTRK-like protein 4 isoform X1: MLLLVLLAFSISGSFCDLDSDLRAETCSACSCMSIENVLYVNCEKITVYRPTQLQPPASSLYHLNFQNNLLYILYPNSFVNFTHAVSLQLGNNKLQNIEGGAFVGLSALKQLHLNNNELKELRADTFRGIENLEYLQADYNLIRFIEKGAFNKLHKLKVLILNDNLIQSLPENIFRFASLTHLDIRGNRIQKLPYLGVLEHIGRIVELQLDDNPWNCTCDLLPLKAWLENMPYNIFIGEAICETPIDLYGRLLKETNKQELCPMGTGSDFDVRMPPSQPEGGLTMSNMAPSTIAPLVTKAPKTTNPSKIYGNGIVAGNPASKNGQIVSYQTRIPPASCPQPCTCKVHPSDFGISVSCQERNIQSLADLIPKPPNAKKLHLSGNYIRDISPTDFQGFEGLDLLHLGSNQISTVQKGVFANQTNLRRLYLNGNQLEQLHPEMFLGLSNLQYLYLEYNAIKEVLAGTFDSMPNLQLLYLNNNVLRSLPAYIFAAVSLARLNLKNNHFMTLPVSGVLDQLKSLTQIDLDGNPWECSCDLVALKLWLEKLNEGVAAKGVKCASPVQFSNIELRELKHEIMCPKLIARPPFILTSATPVLTSLSSAGVGKAPPSGPVPLSIMILSILVVLILTVFVAFCLLVVVLRRNKKPAGRQEGLGNQECGTMPLHIRRHNHKSNKKDDLGGETFIPQTIEHMSKAHTCGIRDSDSGFKFIDSERQKMMLHNSADKDKDSLPLDPRKRLSTIDELDEFLPRQTSMFHHTYLESKKDFNSIGVSGFEIRYPEKPHDKKMKKSLIGGNHSKIVIEQRKSDYYELKAKMGTPDYLQVLEEQTALSKF, encoded by the coding sequence ATGCTGCTGCTTGTTCTGTTGGCCTTTTCCATATCGGGTTCATTTTGTGACTTGGATTCGGACCTCAGAGCTGAGACCTGCAGCGCTTGCTCCTGCATGTCCATCGAGAACGTCCTCTATGTGAACTGTGAGAAAATAACTGTGTACAGACCAACACAGCTGCAGCCACCAGCATCCAGCCTCTACCATTTGAATTTCCAGAACAACCTTTTGTACATCCTTTACCCCAACTCTTTTGTGAATTTCACACACGCAGTCTCACTCCAGCTGGGGAACAACAAACTCCAGAACATTGAGGGAGGTGCCTTTGTGGGGCTTAGTGCATTGAAACAGTTGCACTTAAATAACAATGAGTTAAAAGAGCTTCGTGCCGACACTTTCCGAGGGATCGAGAACTTGGAATACCTCCAGGCTGACTACAATTTAATCAGGTTCATTGAAAAAGGAGCCTTCAACAAATTACATAAACTGAAGGTCCTCATTTTAAATGACAATCTGATTCAAAGCCTACCTGAGAACATTTTCCGATTCGCCTCACTTACTCACTTGGACATAAGAGGGAATAGGATACAGAAGCTTCCTTATCTTGGAGTTCTTGAGCACATTGGACGGATAGTGGAATTGCAGCTAGATGACAACCCATGGAATTGCACTTGTGATTTGTTACCTTTGAAAGCCTGGTTGGAGAATATGCCCTATAATATTTTCATTGGGGAGGCTATCTGTGAGACCCCTATTGACCTGTATGGCCGTCTCTTGAAAGAGACTAATAAGCAGGAGCTGTGCCCCATGGGGACAGGCAGTGACTTTGATGTACGGATGCCCCCCTCCCAGCCCGAGGGTGGGCTAACCATGTCTAATATGGCACCTTCAACCATAGCACCTTTAGTGACCAAAGCACCCAAAACCACCAATCCCTCCAAAATATACGGCAATGGGATTGTTGCTGGTAATCCAGCTAGTAAAAATGGCCAAATTGTGTCCTATCAAACTCGAATCCCTCCCGCCTCCTgcccccagccctgcacatgCAAAGTTCATCCTTCTGATTTTGGCATTAGTGTCAGCTGTCAAGaaagaaacatccagagcctaGCAGATCTCATACCTAAACCGCCAAATGCTAAGAAATTGCACCTAAGTGGTAATTACATACGAGATATCAGCCCTACTGACTTCCAAGGGTTTGAGGGTTTAGATTTATTACATTTGGGCAGCAATCAAATATCCACCGTTCAAAAAGGTGTGTTTGCAAATCAGACCAACCTCCGTAGGCTATACCTTAATGGCAATCAGCTGGAGCAGCTGCACCCTGAAATGTTTCTTGGGCTTAGTAACCTCCAATATCTCTATTTGGAGTACAATGCCATAAAGGAGGTGCTAGCAGGGACATTTGACTCCATGCCAAATTTGCAGCTCTTGTACCTGAATAACAATGTGCTCAGAAGCCTGCCTGCATACATCTTTGCAGCCGTTTCTCTTGCCAGACTGAATCTAAAGAACAACCACTTCATGACTCTGCCTGTGAGTGGCGTCCTAGACCAGCTCAAATCTCTCACTCAGATAGACCTGGATGGCAACCCTTGGGAATGCTCCTGCGATTTAGTAGCTTTGAAACTGTGGCTCGAAAAACTGAACGAGGGGGTCGCTGCCAAAGGGGTCAAGTGTGCGTCTCCAGTGCAGTTCTCCAACATTGAGCTGAGAGAGCTGAAACATGAGATCATGTGCCCGAAGCTCATAGCCAGGCCTCCTTTCATCCTGACGAGCGCTACCCCTGTTCTCACATCGCTGTCATCTGCAGGAGTCGGCAAGGCACCCCCCAGTGGCCCTGTACCCTTGTCTATCATGATCTTGAGCATACTGGTAGTTCTGATCCTCACAGTCTTTGTGGCCTTCTGCCTGCTGGTCGTTGTGTTGAGACGGAACAAAAAGCCAGCGGGGAGACAGGAGGGGCTCGGCAACCAGGAGTGCGGCACCATGCCTCTCCATATCAGGAGGCACAATCACAAATCGAACAAGAAGGATGACCTGGGCGGAGAGACATTCATCCCGCAGACCATTGAGCACATGAGTAAAGCTCACACGTGTGGAATTAGAGACTCTGATTCAGGCTTCAAATTTATAGACTCAGAGAGACAGAAAATGATGTTACACAACAGCGCAGACAAAGACAAGGACTCTCTACCCCTGGACCCCAGGAAGAGATTGAGCACCATTGACGAGCTGGACGAGTTCCTACCGAGACAAACCAGCATGTTCCACCACACCTACTTGGAGAGCAAAAAGGATTTCAACAGTATAGGGGTGAGTGGCTTTGAGATCCGTTACCCCGAGAAACCACatgacaaaaaaatgaaaaaatcatTGATAGGGGGCAACCACAGTAAGATAGTGATTGAGCAGCGTAAAAGTGATTATTATGAACTAAAGGCAAAAATGGGAACCCCAGACTACCTTCAAGTACTAGAGGAACAGACAGCCCTCAGTAAATTCTAG